In one Vagococcus entomophilus genomic region, the following are encoded:
- a CDS encoding PTS sugar transporter subunit IIC, translating to MKNMEKFIDQFFGPIALYMNKSPFFRALTEAFMKITPVTLGASILMIIGFFPIPAWQNWLVSVGVYNDFVAVQNATINALGLFLAYTFAYSYVKINAPKYNPLIAGVLSLSGFMILVPQQFMLFNVKEQLTQYPAQATIESVSTLNAFSSDYIGASGIIVAMFVGYLVARVYIYLNKKHFVIKLPESVPTNVSESLSPTFIAGVIMIIAFCLRLFFKFAPFFSRFGNIFSFITGVIQIPLQDLVGSPLSLILILSLANFFWYFGIHPQVVYSVITPIVMANSVANITAYTSGQPVPYLMFAVVGVACGTGFGGQGATMGLVISMITAKSKRYKEMFKLTAAPSIFNINEPLIFGMPIIMNPIFFIPMAIGPLLMGGIAWAMTSLIDLTKYNPTISFPWTTPALINMIFRGGIPLLLVGMVCLFVSILIWYPFFKVADKKALQEESGIEVKS from the coding sequence TTATGAAGATTACGCCGGTTACGTTGGGGGCTTCTATTTTGATGATTATTGGCTTTTTCCCCATACCAGCATGGCAAAATTGGCTGGTATCTGTGGGAGTCTATAATGATTTTGTAGCTGTACAAAATGCAACCATCAATGCACTAGGATTGTTTTTAGCGTATACCTTTGCGTATAGTTATGTCAAAATCAATGCGCCTAAGTATAATCCTTTGATTGCAGGGGTTCTCTCGCTTTCTGGATTTATGATTCTTGTTCCACAGCAATTTATGTTGTTTAATGTCAAAGAGCAACTCACACAATATCCCGCACAAGCTACAATTGAGTCTGTAAGCACGTTAAATGCTTTTTCTAGCGATTATATTGGAGCTTCTGGTATTATTGTTGCGATGTTTGTAGGGTATTTGGTAGCTCGGGTCTATATTTATTTAAATAAAAAGCATTTTGTTATTAAATTACCAGAGAGCGTGCCAACAAATGTTTCGGAATCTTTGAGTCCAACTTTTATAGCGGGTGTCATTATGATTATTGCTTTTTGTTTGCGCTTGTTCTTTAAGTTTGCCCCTTTCTTTTCAAGATTCGGCAATATCTTTTCCTTTATCACCGGAGTCATTCAAATTCCACTGCAAGATTTAGTCGGATCCCCATTATCGTTAATTTTAATTTTATCACTCGCCAACTTTTTTTGGTATTTTGGCATTCATCCGCAAGTTGTCTACAGTGTGATTACGCCAATTGTGATGGCAAATAGCGTTGCGAATATTACGGCATACACATCAGGACAACCGGTTCCTTATTTGATGTTTGCGGTTGTGGGTGTAGCTTGTGGAACAGGCTTTGGAGGTCAAGGCGCGACGATGGGTCTTGTGATTTCGATGATTACGGCCAAATCAAAGCGCTACAAAGAGATGTTCAAATTAACAGCAGCACCTTCAATCTTTAATATAAATGAGCCCTTGATTTTTGGGATGCCGATTATTATGAATCCGATTTTCTTTATTCCGATGGCGATTGGTCCGTTACTTATGGGTGGAATTGCTTGGGCAATGACTTCATTGATTGATCTGACAAAGTACAATCCAACCATTTCCTTTCCTTGGACCACTCCTGCTTTAATTAATATGATTTTTCGTGGTGGAATTCCCCTACTTCTAGTGGGAATGGTCTGCTTGTTCGTTAGTATTTTAATATGGTACCCATTTTTTAAAGTTGCCGACAAAAAAGCGCTTCAAGAAGAGTCTGGGATAGAAGTGAAAAGTTAA
- a CDS encoding DUF871 domain-containing protein, with translation MGKLGVSLYPEKSSFEKDKAYLALAKQYDFSRIFMNLLLFNVKKNQLEPIIKRMKKTIAYGNHLGFETYLDVNPYTLKSLGISTADLAYFADLGVKGIRLDMGFTGKEEAEMTRNRYGLKIEINMSNEDHYLERIFDYHPNRANLVGCHNFFPQAYTGLSTEYFIHCSKRFLKKNLRTAAFVTAPSAKLGPWELQEGLCTIEAHRNLPLYAQVRHLKALDVVEDIIIGNAYAVENELAEMKRAFLEERLSLTVVPADGLWPIEKKIVEDVNHMYRGDCSEYMIRSSLPRFIYRESPLPARENSAPIQKGDVLILNENYGQYKAELQIALKSRPKDNRVNKIGQIATEDLLLLETLQPYTDFHLTFKRD, from the coding sequence ATGGGCAAGTTAGGTGTTAGTTTATACCCAGAAAAAAGTAGTTTTGAAAAAGATAAAGCCTATTTAGCATTAGCAAAACAATATGATTTCTCAAGGATATTTATGAATTTACTTTTATTTAATGTTAAAAAAAATCAACTTGAACCGATAATCAAGCGAATGAAAAAAACTATTGCTTATGGGAATCATTTAGGTTTTGAAACGTATTTGGATGTCAATCCGTATACGTTAAAGTCGTTAGGAATTTCTACTGCTGATTTAGCCTATTTTGCAGATTTAGGTGTTAAAGGAATTCGTTTAGATATGGGATTTACTGGTAAAGAAGAAGCGGAAATGACAAGAAATCGCTATGGTCTTAAAATTGAGATTAATATGAGCAATGAGGATCACTATTTAGAGCGGATTTTTGATTATCACCCCAACCGAGCAAACCTAGTGGGATGTCATAATTTTTTTCCGCAAGCTTATACAGGTCTTTCAACAGAATATTTCATTCATTGCTCAAAGCGATTTTTAAAAAAAAATTTGAGAACAGCGGCATTTGTGACAGCGCCATCGGCTAAATTAGGACCATGGGAATTGCAGGAAGGGCTTTGCACAATCGAAGCGCATAGAAACTTACCATTGTATGCACAAGTGAGACATTTAAAAGCATTAGATGTTGTTGAAGACATTATTATAGGAAATGCCTATGCTGTTGAAAATGAATTAGCAGAGATGAAAAGAGCATTTCTAGAAGAGCGACTGTCATTAACAGTCGTCCCTGCTGACGGATTGTGGCCGATTGAAAAAAAGATTGTGGAAGATGTAAACCACATGTATAGAGGTGATTGTTCGGAATACATGATCCGTTCGTCCTTGCCACGTTTTATATACAGAGAGTCTCCTCTTCCTGCTAGGGAAAACAGTGCTCCAATTCAGAAGGGAGATGTACTAATTTTAAATGAGAATTATGGGCAATACAAAGCAGAATTACAAATAGCTCTTAAAAGTCGACCGAAAGATAACAGAGTAAACAAAATTGGTCAAATTGCTACGGAAGATCTGCTGTTGTTAGAGACATTGCAACCATATACTGATTTTCATTTAACCTTCAAGCGTGATTAA
- a CDS encoding Ig-like domain-containing protein → MKKKSKQQKIIELTAAGIMTLSTCSVPLYSNAIVAMATEASTINGSTISKESFLKNFTQLGSALNNYDESTGIQKMTTGSQQAGVVTFNNNIDLQQSFHLDIDINVGTAPAADGIGIAFYTGEKQQIGGTAGNLGIYGIPNAFGWKIDTWQNNESMKSNPFQNPKDIKGENDKGKQVPYGAFVTTNASGIGTIDSTSYQKISNSFLDGQYHKLSINYDGNMGLTVDLDYNGTVYHFSKNLNGIVDQNAELHFNISSSTGGYPTNHSIKFNTMTYTSIADKPAINNVKDSDTSVSGTGTPGNSVTIYDESGKNLGTTTVKEDGTWSIPVDEGTLKAGESLKATQKATGSNRDSEPATSVVSEDKAADKPTINNAKDSDTSVSGTGTPGDSVTVYDESGKKLGTTTVKEDGTWSIPVDEGTLKAGESLKATQKAPGSNRDSEPATSVVSEDKAADKPTINNAKDSDTSVSGTGTPGDSVTVYDESGKKLGTTTVKEDGTWSIPVDEGTLKANEKLSATQKAPGSNRDSEPATSVVSEDKAADKPTINNAKDSDTSVSGTGTPGNSVTVYDESGKKLGTTTVKEDGTWSIPVDEGTLKAGENLKATQKAPGSNRDSEPATSVVSEDKAADKPTINNAKDSDTSLSGTGTPGDSVTVYDESGKKLGITTVKEDGTWSIPVDEGTLKAGESLKATQKAPGSNRDSEPATSVVSEDKAADKPVINNAKDSDTSVSGTGTPGNSVTVYDESGKKLGTTTVKEDGTWSIPVDEGTLKANEKLSATQKAPGSNRDSEPATSVVSEDKAADKPTINNAKDSDTSVSGTGTPGDSVTVYDESGKNLGTTTVKEDGTWSIPVDEGTLKAGENLKATQKAPGSNRDSEPATSVVSEDKAADKPTINNAKDSDTSVSGTGTPGDSVTVYDESGKKLGTTTVKEDGTWSIPVDEGTLKVGETLKATQKAPGSNRDSEPTTSVVSEDKAADKPVINNAKDSDTSVSGTGTPGDSVTVYDESGKKLGTTTVKEDGTWSIPVDEGTLKANEKLSATQKAPGSNRDSEPATSIVSEDKAADKPVINNAKDSDTSVSGTGTPGNSVTVYDESGKKLGTTTVKEDGTWSIPVDEGTLKANEKLSATQKAPGSNRDSEPATSVVSEDKAADKPTINNAKDSDTSVSGTGTPGNSVTVYDESGKKLGTTTVKEDGTWSIPVDEGTLKAGENLKATQKAPGSNRDSEPATSVVSEDKAADKPVINNAKDSDTSVSGTGTPGDSVTVYDESGKKLGITTVKEDGTWSIPVDEGTLKANEKLSATQKAPGSNRDSEPATSVVSEDKAADKPTINNAKDSDTSVSGTGTPGDSVTVYDESGKKLGTTTVKEDGTWSIPVDEGTLKAGESLKATQKAPGSNRDSEPATSVVSEDKAADKPTINNAKDSDTSVSGTGTPGDSVTVYDESGKKLGTTTVKEDGTWSIPVDEGTLKAGENLKATQKAPGSNRDSEPTTSVVSEDKAADKPTINNAKDSDTSVSGTGTPGNSVTVYDESGKKLGTTTVKEDGTWSIPVDEGTLKANEKLSATQKAPGSNRDSEPATSVVRKAPHALSGKENAQTSTKTQGTSQNKTSSSVKKLPQTSEKHSSLINIGLTMLIGALGSLVFRIKRSKK, encoded by the coding sequence ATGAAAAAAAAGTCTAAACAGCAAAAAATAATAGAACTGACCGCAGCCGGAATCATGACGTTGTCTACCTGTTCTGTGCCACTTTATTCAAATGCAATAGTTGCAATGGCAACCGAAGCAAGTACTATTAACGGCAGCACGATTTCAAAAGAGAGTTTTTTAAAAAACTTTACTCAGTTGGGTTCGGCATTGAATAATTATGATGAAAGTACCGGAATTCAAAAAATGACCACTGGTTCTCAACAAGCAGGGGTTGTGACGTTCAATAATAATATTGACCTGCAACAATCATTTCATCTAGATATTGATATAAATGTAGGAACTGCGCCCGCTGCTGATGGAATCGGGATTGCTTTTTATACTGGAGAAAAACAACAAATTGGTGGTACAGCCGGTAATTTAGGAATTTATGGTATTCCTAATGCTTTTGGCTGGAAAATTGATACTTGGCAAAACAATGAATCAATGAAGTCAAATCCATTTCAAAATCCCAAAGATATTAAAGGGGAAAATGATAAAGGAAAGCAAGTTCCTTACGGTGCGTTTGTGACTACTAATGCATCAGGAATTGGCACAATTGATTCCACTAGTTATCAAAAAATATCTAATTCTTTTTTAGATGGTCAGTATCATAAATTATCCATCAATTATGATGGGAATATGGGGCTAACAGTTGATTTAGACTATAACGGGACAGTCTATCATTTTAGCAAAAATCTTAATGGAATTGTCGATCAAAATGCAGAATTACATTTTAATATTAGTTCCTCTACGGGTGGATATCCAACGAATCACTCAATTAAATTTAACACGATGACTTATACAAGTATTGCTGATAAACCAGCAATCAATAATGTTAAGGATTCAGATACCAGTGTGAGTGGTACTGGAACACCTGGAAATAGTGTCACGATCTATGATGAATCAGGGAAAAATTTAGGCACGACTACAGTCAAAGAAGACGGGACCTGGAGTATCCCAGTGGACGAAGGGACATTAAAAGCAGGAGAAAGCTTGAAAGCCACACAAAAAGCGACTGGAAGTAACCGCGATAGTGAACCGGCAACGAGCGTTGTCAGTGAAGACAAAGCGGCGGACAAGCCGACAATCAACAACGCGAAAGACTCAGACACTAGTGTGAGTGGAACCGGAACACCTGGTGATAGCGTCACAGTCTATGATGAGTCAGGGAAGAAACTAGGCACGACCACAGTCAAAGAAGATGGCACTTGGAGTATCCCAGTGGACGAAGGGACATTAAAAGCAGGAGAAAGCTTGAAAGCCACGCAAAAAGCGCCTGGAAGTAATCGTGATAGTGAACCAGCAACGAGCGTTGTCAGTGAAGACAAAGCGGCGGACAAACCGACAATCAACAACGCGAAAGACTCAGACACTAGTGTGAGTGGAACCGGAACACCTGGTGATAGCGTCACAGTCTATGATGAGTCAGGGAAGAAACTAGGCACGACTACAGTCAAAGAAGACGGGACCTGGAGTATTCCAGTGGACGAAGGAACGCTTAAGGCGAATGAAAAACTCAGTGCCACACAAAAAGCACCTGGAAGTAATCGTGATAGTGAACCAGCAACGAGCGTTGTCAGTGAAGACAAAGCGGCGGACAAACCGACAATCAACAACGCGAAAGACTCAGACACTAGTGTGAGTGGAACCGGAACACCTGGAAATAGTGTCACGGTCTATGATGAGTCAGGGAAGAAACTAGGCACGACCACAGTCAAAGAAGATGGGACCTGGAGTATCCCAGTGGACGAAGGGACATTAAAAGCAGGAGAAAACTTGAAAGCCACACAAAAAGCACCTGGAAGTAATCGTGATAGTGAACCAGCAACGAGCGTTGTCAGTGAAGACAAAGCGGCGGACAAACCGACAATCAACAACGCGAAAGACTCAGACACTAGTTTGAGTGGAACGGGAACACCTGGTGATAGCGTCACAGTCTATGATGAGTCAGGGAAGAAACTAGGAATAACTACAGTAAAAGAAGATGGCACCTGGAGTATCCCCGTGGACGAAGGGACATTAAAAGCAGGAGAAAGCTTGAAAGCCACACAAAAAGCGCCTGGAAGTAATCGCGATAGTGAACCGGCAACGAGCGTTGTCAGTGAAGACAAAGCGGCAGACAAACCAGTAATCAACAACGCGAAAGATTCAGATACAAGTGTGAGCGGAACGGGAACACCTGGAAATAGTGTCACGGTCTATGATGAGTCAGGGAAGAAACTAGGAACAACTACAGTCAAAGAAGACGGGACCTGGAGTATTCCAGTGGACGAAGGAACGCTTAAGGCGAATGAAAAACTCAGTGCCACACAAAAAGCACCTGGAAGTAATCGTGATAGTGAACCAGCAACGAGCGTTGTCAGTGAAGACAAAGCGGCGGACAAACCGACAATCAACAACGCGAAAGACTCAGACACTAGTGTGAGTGGAACGGGAACACCTGGTGATAGCGTCACAGTCTATGATGAGTCAGGGAAAAATTTAGGCACGACCACAGTAAAAGAAGATGGGACCTGGAGTATCCCAGTGGACGAAGGGACATTAAAAGCAGGAGAAAACTTGAAAGCCACACAAAAAGCGCCTGGAAGTAATCGCGATAGTGAACCGGCAACGAGCGTTGTCAGTGAAGACAAAGCGGCAGACAAACCGACAATCAACAACGCGAAAGACTCAGATACTAGTGTGAGCGGAACGGGAACACCTGGTGATAGTGTCACGGTGTATGATGAGTCAGGGAAGAAACTAGGCACGACTACAGTCAAAGAAGACGGGACCTGGAGTATTCCGGTGGACGAAGGGACATTAAAAGTAGGAGAAACCTTGAAAGCCACACAAAAAGCACCTGGAAGTAACCGCGATAGTGAACCGACAACAAGCGTTGTCAGTGAAGACAAAGCAGCGGACAAACCAGTAATCAACAACGCGAAAGATTCAGATACTAGTGTGAGCGGAACCGGAACACCTGGTGATAGCGTCACAGTCTATGATGAGTCAGGGAAGAAACTAGGCACGACTACAGTCAAAGAAGACGGGACCTGGAGTATTCCGGTGGACGAAGGGACGCTTAAGGCGAATGAAAAACTCAGTGCCACGCAAAAAGCGCCTGGAAGCAATCGTGATAGTGAGCCGGCAACGAGCATTGTCAGTGAAGACAAAGCGGCAGACAAACCAGTAATCAACAACGCGAAAGACTCAGACACTAGTGTGAGTGGAACGGGAACACCTGGAAATAGCGTCACAGTCTATGATGAGTCAGGGAAGAAACTAGGCACGACTACAGTCAAAGAAGACGGGACCTGGAGTATTCCGGTGGACGAAGGGACGCTTAAGGCGAATGAAAAACTCAGTGCCACGCAAAAAGCGCCTGGAAGCAATCGCGATAGTGAACCAGCAACAAGCGTTGTCAGTGAAGACAAAGCGGCGGACAAACCGACAATCAACAACGCGAAAGACTCAGACACTAGTGTGAGTGGAACCGGAACACCTGGAAATAGTGTCACGGTCTATGATGAGTCAGGGAAGAAACTAGGCACGACCACAGTCAAAGAAGATGGGACCTGGAGTATCCCAGTGGACGAAGGGACATTAAAAGCAGGAGAAAACTTGAAAGCCACGCAAAAAGCACCTGGAAGTAACCGCGATAGTGAACCAGCAACAAGCGTTGTCAGTGAAGACAAAGCGGCAGACAAACCAGTGATTAATAACGCGAAAGACTCAGACACTAGTGTGAGTGGAACGGGAACACCTGGTGATAGCGTCACAGTCTATGATGAGTCAGGTAAGAAACTAGGAATAACTACAGTAAAAGAAGATGGCACCTGGAGTATTCCGGTGGACGAAGGGACGCTTAAGGCGAATGAAAAACTCAGTGCCACGCAAAAAGCGCCTGGAAGTAATCGCGATAGTGAACCGGCAACGAGCGTTGTCAGTGAAGACAAAGCGGCAGACAAACCGACAATCAACAACGCGAAAGATTCAGATACTAGTGTGAGCGGAACGGGAACACCTGGTGATAGCGTCACAGTCTATGATGAGTCAGGTAAGAAACTAGGCACGACTACAGTCAAAGAAGATGGGACCTGGAGTATCCCCGTGGACGAAGGGACATTAAAAGCAGGAGAAAGCTTGAAAGCCACGCAAAAAGCGCCTGGAAGTAATCGTGATAGTGAACCAGCAACGAGCGTTGTCAGTGAAGACAAAGCGGCGGACAAACCGACAATCAACAACGCGAAAGACTCAGACACTAGTGTGAGTGGAACGGGAACACCTGGTGATAGCGTCACAGTCTATGATGAGTCAGGTAAGAAACTAGGCACGACTACAGTAAAAGAAGATGGGACCTGGAGTATCCCCGTGGACGAAGGGACATTAAAAGCAGGAGAAAACTTGAAAGCCACGCAAAAAGCACCTGGAAGTAACCGCGATAGTGAACCGACAACAAGCGTTGTCAGTGAAGACAAAGCGGCAGACAAACCGACAATCAACAACGCGAAAGATTCAGATACAAGTGTGAGCGGAACGGGAACACCTGGAAATAGTGTCACAGTCTATGATGAGTCAGGGAAGAAACTAGGAACAACTACAGTCAAAGAAGACGGGACATGGAGTATCCCCGTGGACGAAGGGACGCTTAAGGCGAATGAAAAACTCAGTGCCACGCAAAAAGCGCCTGGAAGTAACCGCGATAGTGAACCGGCAACAAGCGTTGTCCGTAAAGCACCTCACGCGTTATCGGGTAAAGAGAATGCTCAAACTAGTACTAAGACACAAGGAACGAGTCAAAATAAAACATCTAGTTCTGTCAAAAAATTACCACAAACATCTGAAAAGCATTCCAGTCTGATAAATATAGGACTGACGATGCTAATAGGAGCTTTAGGATCTTTGGTGTTCCGAATAAAGAGAAGTAAAAAATAA
- a CDS encoding MerR family transcriptional regulator, with protein sequence MEPMTRGTLAKMAGMSSSTIRYYEDCQLLPKAKRLENGYRIYSEEYLIMLKFIKDAKKLGYTLNEIREILAMLNSEMHPEELKKLVHNKIENIEHKIKDLRAMQKLLASLLTFSDSDIHNYLNTFR encoded by the coding sequence ATGGAACCTATGACACGTGGAACACTCGCAAAAATGGCTGGTATGAGCAGCTCTACTATTCGTTATTACGAAGACTGTCAGCTGTTACCCAAAGCAAAGCGTTTAGAAAATGGCTATCGTATTTACTCAGAAGAATACTTGATCATGCTCAAATTTATCAAAGATGCTAAAAAGCTCGGTTATACACTCAATGAGATTCGTGAAATTTTGGCCATGCTTAATAGTGAGATGCACCCTGAAGAATTAAAAAAGCTTGTCCACAATAAAATTGAAAACATTGAACATAAGATAAAAGATTTACGTGCCATGCAAAAATTACTAGCTAGCTTACTTACCTTTTCTGATTCAGACATTCATAATTACTTGAACACTTTCCGTTAA
- a CDS encoding alpha/beta hydrolase family protein — protein MRVLEIIFSVVVVIATCFSIWGKWSKKIYAWLFSSVLVFGLLHLFIDHARIQMVGVYTIGVLVLIGLFYRIKAANGVRKHVILRVISTIIALAFLAVSVVLSSVLPVFTMPNPTGEYGIGETTKVLVDSSRSETFTKNPTDKRNVAVSVWYPTDKSAQKKKEKESYPDSLGEAISLVFNLPKQLFSHLSLVKTHVVKNATISNKKKNYPVVLFSPGIRSTRYQSMSAIEELVSRGYIVVGMDHPYTSAKVTLANGKNAYYQADPKFSTSKGLYDYNVKSVAVRAKDVSFVLDKLESWNKNNSKFTGKMDLDKVGMFGHSFGGATTAEALAQDKRIKAGVSLEGGFWGTVSSKGVTQPFMYIMSGNTAESLKPNSKIKEKVSYEEFEPDLKSAMSKSTNDTYYLTVDKFYHQSFTEIAFISPYLFARGLTPYHTVDITRTYVSDFFDQYLEGKTEPLLQKKSSSYPEVKFDATYTKKANSTSNE, from the coding sequence ATGAGAGTATTAGAAATTATTTTTTCTGTTGTGGTAGTTATTGCTACTTGCTTTTCTATTTGGGGGAAATGGAGCAAAAAAATATATGCGTGGCTATTTTCAAGTGTGCTTGTATTTGGCTTGCTACATCTTTTTATTGATCATGCACGGATTCAAATGGTAGGTGTTTATACGATTGGTGTGTTGGTTTTAATTGGGTTATTTTATCGAATAAAAGCAGCAAATGGCGTCCGTAAACACGTTATTTTACGAGTGATTAGCACAATAATAGCACTTGCATTTCTTGCGGTATCTGTTGTCTTAAGCAGTGTTTTACCTGTTTTTACCATGCCTAATCCAACTGGTGAATATGGTATAGGAGAAACAACAAAGGTTCTAGTCGATTCTTCTCGCTCAGAAACCTTTACAAAGAATCCAACTGATAAACGAAATGTTGCAGTCAGTGTTTGGTATCCAACTGACAAAAGTGCACAAAAGAAAAAAGAAAAAGAATCTTATCCGGACAGTTTGGGCGAAGCAATCAGCTTAGTCTTTAACTTGCCAAAACAATTGTTTAGCCATTTGTCATTAGTGAAAACTCATGTAGTAAAAAATGCGACAATTTCTAACAAAAAGAAAAATTATCCAGTTGTCTTATTTTCACCAGGAATTCGGTCAACAAGATATCAAAGTATGTCAGCGATTGAAGAATTAGTCAGTCGTGGATACATCGTTGTAGGAATGGATCATCCGTATACTTCTGCCAAAGTAACGCTGGCAAATGGGAAAAATGCTTATTATCAAGCAGATCCAAAGTTTTCAACTTCTAAAGGACTTTACGATTATAATGTGAAGAGCGTTGCGGTACGTGCTAAGGATGTTTCTTTTGTCTTGGATAAATTAGAGTCATGGAATAAAAATAACAGTAAATTTACAGGGAAAATGGATTTAGATAAAGTTGGGATGTTTGGTCACTCGTTTGGTGGTGCAACGACCGCTGAGGCTTTAGCTCAAGATAAAAGAATTAAGGCTGGTGTTAGTCTTGAAGGTGGATTTTGGGGGACTGTTTCAAGTAAAGGTGTTACGCAACCCTTTATGTATATTATGTCGGGAAATACGGCTGAAAGCTTGAAGCCAAATTCAAAAATTAAAGAAAAAGTTTCATACGAAGAATTTGAACCAGATTTAAAATCGGCAATGAGTAAAAGCACAAATGATACTTATTATTTAACTGTAGATAAATTTTACCATCAAAGCTTCACAGAAATAGCGTTTATCTCTCCTTACTTGTTTGCTAGAGGTCTGACCCCTTATCATACGGTTGATATTACAAGAACCTATGTAAGTGACTTTTTTGATCAATACTTGGAAGGAAAAACAGAGCCATTGCTTCAAAAGAAATCCTCAAGCTATCCAGAAGTAAAATTTGATGCAACCTATACAAAGAAAGCTAATTCAACTAGTAACGAGTAA
- a CDS encoding FAD-dependent oxidoreductase: MEKTKVIIVGASHGGHQSILELLSRYGDNVEITLFEAGDFISFMSCGMELYLENEVTDVQDVRNFRPENFPQENVSILNNHEVKAINTTTKKVTVFNSVSNETKEYDYDKLILSSGVKPNALPVPGNELENVYLMRGYDWATKIKAKLEDPTVKHVTVVGAGYIGIEAAEASRKAGKEVTILDVIDRPLGTYLDPELTDILEKHLKEKGIDVITSAKIQAFEGKEKVVAVKTSKETIETDLVIQAAGVKPNTEWLKGTIDLDDRGWINTNEYLQTNVEDVYAVGDATLVYSIPARKKVPIALATIARRQARYVVKHLFEKVPAQPFGGLVGSSALNVFDYHFATSGLNSFTADKASVEVHSSYYEDTLRPKYVPNEHGNHSVSVQLFFDPYTHQILGGAVLSTYDITAQANVLALAIQQKLSLEDLAEADFFFQPGFDRQWSLLNLAAQQALGEEPFVE; this comes from the coding sequence ATGGAAAAAACAAAAGTTATCATTGTAGGAGCATCACATGGAGGACACCAATCAATATTAGAACTGCTGTCTCGTTATGGCGATAATGTGGAAATTACATTGTTTGAAGCCGGTGATTTCATTTCGTTTATGTCATGTGGGATGGAGCTATATCTCGAAAATGAAGTAACAGATGTTCAAGATGTGCGCAATTTTCGACCTGAAAATTTCCCGCAAGAAAATGTCTCTATTTTAAATAATCATGAAGTGAAAGCAATCAATACCACTACTAAAAAAGTAACGGTTTTCAACTCAGTTAGCAATGAAACAAAGGAATATGACTATGACAAGCTCATATTAAGTTCAGGTGTGAAGCCTAACGCTTTGCCAGTACCAGGTAATGAATTGGAAAATGTTTATTTAATGCGTGGGTATGATTGGGCTACTAAAATCAAAGCCAAATTAGAAGACCCAACAGTCAAACATGTGACTGTAGTCGGAGCTGGCTATATTGGAATTGAAGCAGCAGAAGCAAGTCGTAAGGCTGGCAAAGAAGTAACTATTTTGGATGTGATTGATCGCCCGCTCGGTACATACTTAGATCCAGAATTGACGGATATTCTTGAAAAACATTTAAAAGAAAAAGGAATAGATGTTATTACGAGTGCCAAAATTCAAGCTTTTGAAGGAAAAGAAAAAGTTGTGGCGGTTAAAACGTCAAAAGAGACCATTGAAACAGATCTTGTTATCCAAGCAGCTGGAGTCAAGCCTAATACGGAATGGCTAAAAGGAACGATTGATTTAGATGATCGCGGCTGGATTAATACAAATGAGTATTTACAGACAAATGTAGAGGATGTTTATGCAGTTGGAGATGCGACACTTGTCTATTCAATTCCTGCGCGTAAAAAAGTGCCAATCGCACTTGCAACGATTGCACGAAGACAAGCGCGCTATGTTGTCAAACATTTGTTTGAAAAAGTTCCTGCTCAACCATTTGGAGGACTTGTGGGATCGTCCGCACTTAATGTGTTTGACTATCACTTTGCAACAAGCGGCTTAAATAGTTTTACCGCAGATAAGGCTTCAGTAGAGGTGCATTCTTCTTATTATGAAGATACACTAAGACCAAAATATGTTCCGAATGAGCATGGAAATCATAGCGTTAGTGTACAACTATTCTTTGATCCTTATACACACCAAATTTTAGGTGGTGCGGTATTGTCAACTTATGATATAACAGCACAAGCCAATGTGTTAGCCTTAGCGATTCAGCAAAAATTGTCGCTAGAAGATTTGGCAGAAGCAGATTTCTTTTTCCAACCAGGTTTTGATCGTCAATGGAGTTTATTAAACTTGGCGGCGCAA